One genomic segment of Hydra vulgaris chromosome 14, alternate assembly HydraT2T_AEP includes these proteins:
- the LOC136090841 gene encoding zinc finger MYM-type protein 1-like translates to MSRAKKLTGAEFKKKRRDRLKRDAKLRNCFKKWLVTNSSVEKQIISEDICNKVDNDSTAEVAATSLITDLSSYHPLKLIEEEVFISQSQDEFGPNDSEAQEDKNSQLSKPIEMGNSKFPPEISEISATSGENFQHSDPATWPKMTDKTRIPEHENSNEHQRCYSDWKNLKKNLKEGKTLDSDLQRVIKGEMKKWRDTLKVIVDAILFCAKNNLAFRGSTEVIGEQNSGIFLNLIELISHYYPSVAEHVASVKAKKTTTSYFSPRMQNELIELLGQKVRNEILSNVREAKYYSVLFDCTPDASHKEQMTQIIRYVHITEETCTIEESFVDFIESHEKTGKGLAAEITEKLEKDGLSISDCRGQAYDNGANMSGKYNGVQAHIHSLNEFARFVPCAAHTLNLFGVHAAEVSPLMITFFGKVQAIFNFFSSSTLRWEKLMKTLTISLKVNSDTRWSAKKEAIIPPHRQIKEVLQVLESIIHTPKTNAVSVCSAKELIIQIDFSFLCLLDFWCQILSLSDRENKLLQSKYISIDIAAKKMKGLKASIQNLRDIGVDNIIKAAAETAIQIGTEEDFPMKRKRKVKQMALYEAEDDFCRLSPETDFGSQCNLVFDSILTQIEWRFEAMSAVSSDFDFLSGHSLPKSSVDELKTKAKNLSKIYKADLDSSDFQSEMASFKYQAAAMMENFEKSSPMDILQLIHKYSLTDAYPNSAIAIRIFLTLPVTVATCERSFSKLKIIKNYLRSTGQERLSCLVVVSIEHEVANALDFDDVISDFASKKARKVTLN, encoded by the exons atgagtcgtgcaaaaaaattaactggTGCGGaatttaagaagaaaagaagAGACCGTCTTAAACGTGACGCAAAACTAAGAAATTGTTTCAAGAAGTGGTTGGTAACAAACTCTTCTgtggaaaaacaaattatttcagaGGATATTTGCAATAAAGTTGATAATGATTCAACAGCTGAAGTTGCTGCTACATCTTTAATTACTGACTTAAGTTCATATCATCCATTGAAATTAATTGAAGAGGAGGTTTTCATTAGCCAAAGTCAAGACGAATTTGGACCAAATGATTCAGAAGCACAAGAAGATAAAAATTCTCAGCTTTCCAAACCAATTGAAATGGGCAACAGTAAATTTCCTCCTGAAATCTCAGAAATTTCAGCAACCTCAGGAGAAAACTTTCAACACAGTGATCCAGCTACATGGCCTAAAATGACAGATAAAACAAG AATTCCAGAACACGAAAACAGTAATGAACACCAAAGATGCTATTCTGATTggaaaaatctgaaaaaaaatctcaagGAAGGAAAGACCTTGGATTCTGATCTGCAGAGAGTTATCAAAGGAGAGATGAAAAAGTGGAGAGATACCTTGAAAGTGATTGTTGATGCAATTTTGTTCTGTGCCAAGAACAATCTTGCCTTTCGGGGTTCAACAGAAGTAATTGGAGAGCAAAACAGTGGCATCTTTCTGAACTTAATTGAGCTGATAAGCCATTATTATCCTTCAGTGGCTGAACACGTTGCATCCGTTAAGGCAAAGAAAACCACAACATCCTACTTTTCTCCTCGAATGCAAAATGAGCTGATTGAATTACTTGGGCAGAAAGTTAGGAATGAAATTTTGTCAAATGTCAGAGAAGCTAAATACTACTCTGTTTTATTTGACTGCACTCCAGATGCCTCCCACAAAGAGCAGATGACCCAAATAATCAGGTATGTCCACATCACTGAGGAAACCTGTACAATTGAGGAAAGCTTTGTGGACTTCATTGAATCTCACGAAAAAACTGGAAAGGGCCTTGCAGCTGAAATCACCGAAAAACTGGAGAAGGATGGCCTGAGCATTTCTGATTGTCGGGGCCAAGCTTACGACAATGGAGCCAATATGTCTGGAAAATATAATGGCGTTCAAGCTCACATCCATTCTCTAAATGAGTTTGCAAGATTTGTTCCATGTGCAGCTCACACTTTAAACCTTTTTGGTGTCCATGCTGCTGAAGTTTCTCCACTCATGATTACATTCTTTGGAAAAGTTCAAGCcatctttaactttttctcaAGTTCTACCTTAAGATGGGAAAAACTGATGAAAACATTGACCATCTCACTAAAGGTAAATAGTGATACAAGATGGTCTGCCAAAAAAGAAGCAATCATCCCACCACACAGACAAATAAAAGAAGTTCTTCAAGTTTTGGAATCCATAATTCACACTCCCAAGACAAATGCTGTCTCAGTTTGCAGTGCAAAAGAGCTTATCATTCAAATTGATTTCAGTTTTCTGTGTTTGTTGGATTTTTGGTGTCAAATTCTTTCTTTAAGTGACCGGGAAAACAAACTGCTTCAGTCTAAATACATTTCAATTGACATTgcagcaaaaaaaatgaaaggacTGAAGGCTTCCATTCAGAATCTGAGAGATATTGGGGTGGACAACATTATCAAAGCTGCTGCAGAAACAGCTATTCAAATTGGAACTGAAGAAGACTTTCCTATGAAGAGAAAGCGCAAAGTGAAGCAGATGGCACTTTATGAAGCTGAAGATGACTTTTGCCGTTTGTCCCCAGAAACAGATTTCGGATCCCAGTGCAACCTTGTGTTTGACAGCATTCTCACACAAATTGAGTGGCGGTTTGAAGCTATGTCTGCAGTATCCTCAGATTTTGACTTCCTCAGTGGACATTCTCTCCCCAAAAGTTCAGTGGATGAACTTAAGACTAAAGCCaaaaatttgtctaaaatttaCAAGGCAGATTTAGATTCTTCAGATTTCCAGTCAGAAATGGCAAGCTTTAAATATCAAGCTGCTGCCATGAtggaaaactttgaaaaatctaGCCCGATGGACATTTTGCAGCTCATTCATAAATACTCATTGACTGATGCTTATCCTAACTCGGCAATTGCTATTCGCATCTTCCTCACCTTACCAGTTACAGTTGCAACGTGTGAAAGAAGTTTCAGTAAACTTAAGatcataaaaaactatttgagaTCAACAGGCCAAGAACGTTTGTCTTGTCTGGTTGTAGTTTCAATTGAACATGAAGTGGCCAACGCACTTGATTTTGATGATGTCATTAGTGACTTCGCCTCCAAAAAAGCCAGAAAAGTGACCTTGAACTGA
- the LOC136090840 gene encoding uncharacterized protein LOC136090840 → MTVSLVEIKKMVKNMLDEFEKKTEAMLKRQEVNFVNIINANIKITNERLDKVEKLYNDNTSILKLLSNDVEELKFSLNFHEEIFENKIKTAITVVDKKKETNDKIKGKSEFVYVKNKLREIEDRARRNNLRIDGIEEAENETWEVSEAKVLNLFEEQLGLVNIKIERAHRTGNTVTKNPRTIVLKLLDFKDKIAILKKSSSLKGKNLYINEDFCAETNLIRKDLREKMKLERESGKFAYISYDKLIVRDWKEKESILCP, encoded by the coding sequence ATGACAGTTTCTCTCgtggaaataaaaaagatggtCAAGAATATGTTGGAcgaatttgagaaaaaaacgGAAGCGATGCTTAAAAGACAAGAAGTAAATTTCGTAAATATAATTAacgcaaatataaaaataacaaacgaACGTTTAGATAAAGTTGAAAAGCTATATAATGACAATACaagtattttgaaattattatcaaatgatGTTGAAGAGTTGAAATTTAGCTTAAACTTCCatgaagaaatttttgaaaacaaaataaagaccGCCATTACAGTCgtggataaaaaaaaagaaacaaacgaCAAAATAAAAGGTAAGAGTGAAtttgtatatgtaaaaaataaattaagagaaaTAGAGGACCGAGCAAGAAGAAATAATCTAAGGATAGACGGAATAGAGGAAGCTGAAAACGAAACCTGGGAAGTGAGTGAGGCAAAGGTTCTAAATTTGTTTGAAGAGCAACTTGGCttggtaaatataaaaattgagcGAGCGCATCGCACTGGTAACACGGTCACTAAAAACCCGAGGACTATAGTTCTCAAATTATTGGACTTCAAGGATAAAATCGCAATCCTCAAAAAATCTTCaagtttaaaaggaaaaaatttatatattaacgaGGACTTCTGCGCGGAAACAAACCTTATTCGAAAAGATCTGcgtgaaaaaatgaaattggaGAGAGAGTCGGGGAAATTTGCATACATATCGTACGATAAATTAATCGTACGTGATTGGAAAGAAAAGGAAAGTATTTTATGTCCTTAA